In the Danio rerio strain Tuebingen ecotype United States chromosome 8, GRCz12tu, whole genome shotgun sequence genome, one interval contains:
- the LOC137487313 gene encoding uncharacterized protein isoform X12 — MSAARALLLLIFGFTMLKFICCYSDGSLLTDQCQSMAIDHGVQASGQDSNPFTVIPDNVTVNSSQVGTGITVTLSTSSVPFLGYMLEARECDNCPPAGTFSGIDSANSLLLCGDQAVAHPNNNDKTSVLVTWTPQATGQFYFRAAFVQTFSFGWQKKAIILPTTTTLPPTTPMTTSPLATTQLMTQSIMHTMTPTTTQTMTQTTTQTMTQTTMQTTTQKTTSTPTTTPTTVQMMMMTTTTTTTTDTPATVTTRHTTIDTSTAPPTSAVNSTQTGLTVFTTPNLQATVSAVNTTQTDPTTNTTLTSNTQSQTTVTPSYLLQCVRYMRGGVVLLLFSRLCFLGGSSLLMIIKPVSKMPTQIASIIELISKFITTILVLIKAVHYDCENAGLQFLFAALIVTAMITSLMHTITVFLHRGPSHELRTCWIVSLIIVDLLNTLITSISIFYGLWWFQGRWLIIVMAVYVILEFILYLGAAVFKQKEKHKTRKRLEQNHPVQDNTKSPWVFMFVICLVFYVMFTVALIVGVSLLCFQTGSSCILFS; from the exons ATGTCTGCTGCACGCGCTCTTCTTTTGCTGATATTTGGATTTACCATGCTGAAGTTCATCTGCTGTTACAGTGATGGAAGTTTATTGACCGACCAGTGTCAAAGTATGGCTATAGATCATGGAGTTCAAGCATCAGGACAAGATTCAAACCCTTTCACCGTCATTCCAGATAACGTGACCGTGAACAGTTCGCAAGTGGGAACGGGCATTACAG TGACACTCTCGACTTCTTCTGTTCCATTTTTGGGCTATATGTTGGAGGCCCGTGAGTGTGATAATTGTCCACCTGCTGGTACATTTAGTGGGATTGACTCGGCCAACAGTCTGCTCCTATGTGGT GACCAGGCCGTGGCTCATCCCAATAACAACGATAAAACTTCAGTCCTAGTGACGTGGACTCCTCAAGCCACTGGACAGTTTTACTTCAG AGCTGCATTTGTCCAAACTTTCAGTTTCGGTTGGCAAAAAAAAGCAATCATACTCCCAACGACAACAACATTGCCGCCGACAACACCAATGACAACATCACCGCTGGCAACAACCCAGTTAATGACACAGTCAATTATGCACACAATGACGCCGACAACCACACAGACAATGACGCAGACAACTACACAGACAATGACGCAGACAACGATGCAGACAACGACACAGAAAACAACATCGACACCGACCACGACACCTACAACGgtgcagatgatgatgatgacaacaaCCACTACAACAACTACTGACACCCCCGCTACTGTAACAACTAGGCATACAACAATAG ACACATCCACTGCACCACCAACCTCTGCAGTCAACAGTACACAAACAGGTCTAACTGTATTCACAACACCAAACCTACAGGCTACAG TTTCTGCAGTCAATACTACACAAACAGATCCAACTACAAACACAACATTAACATCAAACACACAATCACAGACTACAG TGACGCCATCATATCTTTTGCAGTGTGTGCGGTATATG AGAGGTGGTGTGGTACTGTTGTTATTCAGCAGACTTTGTTTTCTTGGAGGCTCTTCTCTCCTCATGATCATCAAACCAGTTTCAAAGATG CCCACCCAGATTGCATCCATCATTGAACTCATATCCAAATTTATCACTACTATCCTTGTACTAATAAAAGCAGTTCAT TATGACTGTGAGAATGCtggtttgcagtttttgtttgctGCTTTAATAGTGACTGCAATGATTACAAGCCTGATGCACACCATCACTGTTTTCCTTCACCGCGGACCAAGCCATGAATT AAGAACATGTTGGATTGTTTCTCTCATAATAGTTGACCTTCTAAATACACTCATTACAT CCATCTCAATATTTTATGGGCTATGGTGGTTTCAAGGACGCTGGTTAATTATAGTAATGGCAGTTTATGTGATATTGGAGTTTATCCTTTACCTCGGAGCAGCTGTTTTTAAACAAAAGGAAAAACACAAGACAAGAAAAAGATTGGAAC AAAATCATCCTGTTCAAGACAACACG
- the LOC137487313 gene encoding uncharacterized protein isoform X17 produces the protein MSAARALLLLIFGFTMLKFICCYSDGSLLTDQCQSMAIDHGVQASGQDSNPFTVIPDNVTVNSSQVGTGITVTLSTSSVPFLGYMLEARECDNCPPAGTFSGIDSANSLLLCGDQAVAHPNNNDKTSVLVTWTPQATGQFYFRAAFVQTFSFGWQKKAIILPTTTTLPPTTPMTTSPLATTQLMTQSIMHTMTPTTTQTMTQTTTQTMTQTTMQTTTQKTTSTPTTTPTTVQMMMMTTTTTTTTDTPATVTTRHTTIDTSTAPPTSAVNSTQTGLTVFTTPNLQATVSAVNTTQTDPTTNTTLTSNTQSQTTVTPSYLLQCVRYMRGGVVLLLFSRLCFLGGSSLLMIIKPVSKMPTQIASIIELISKFITTILVLIKAVHYDCENAGLQFLFAALIVTAMITSLMHTITVFLHRGPSHELRTCWIVSLIIVDLLNTLITSISIFYGLWWFQGRWLIIVMAVYVILEFILYLGAAVFKQKEKHKTRKRLEQNHPVQDNTCPMPMAVD, from the exons ATGTCTGCTGCACGCGCTCTTCTTTTGCTGATATTTGGATTTACCATGCTGAAGTTCATCTGCTGTTACAGTGATGGAAGTTTATTGACCGACCAGTGTCAAAGTATGGCTATAGATCATGGAGTTCAAGCATCAGGACAAGATTCAAACCCTTTCACCGTCATTCCAGATAACGTGACCGTGAACAGTTCGCAAGTGGGAACGGGCATTACAG TGACACTCTCGACTTCTTCTGTTCCATTTTTGGGCTATATGTTGGAGGCCCGTGAGTGTGATAATTGTCCACCTGCTGGTACATTTAGTGGGATTGACTCGGCCAACAGTCTGCTCCTATGTGGT GACCAGGCCGTGGCTCATCCCAATAACAACGATAAAACTTCAGTCCTAGTGACGTGGACTCCTCAAGCCACTGGACAGTTTTACTTCAG AGCTGCATTTGTCCAAACTTTCAGTTTCGGTTGGCAAAAAAAAGCAATCATACTCCCAACGACAACAACATTGCCGCCGACAACACCAATGACAACATCACCGCTGGCAACAACCCAGTTAATGACACAGTCAATTATGCACACAATGACGCCGACAACCACACAGACAATGACGCAGACAACTACACAGACAATGACGCAGACAACGATGCAGACAACGACACAGAAAACAACATCGACACCGACCACGACACCTACAACGgtgcagatgatgatgatgacaacaaCCACTACAACAACTACTGACACCCCCGCTACTGTAACAACTAGGCATACAACAATAG ACACATCCACTGCACCACCAACCTCTGCAGTCAACAGTACACAAACAGGTCTAACTGTATTCACAACACCAAACCTACAGGCTACAG TTTCTGCAGTCAATACTACACAAACAGATCCAACTACAAACACAACATTAACATCAAACACACAATCACAGACTACAG TGACGCCATCATATCTTTTGCAGTGTGTGCGGTATATG AGAGGTGGTGTGGTACTGTTGTTATTCAGCAGACTTTGTTTTCTTGGAGGCTCTTCTCTCCTCATGATCATCAAACCAGTTTCAAAGATG CCCACCCAGATTGCATCCATCATTGAACTCATATCCAAATTTATCACTACTATCCTTGTACTAATAAAAGCAGTTCAT TATGACTGTGAGAATGCtggtttgcagtttttgtttgctGCTTTAATAGTGACTGCAATGATTACAAGCCTGATGCACACCATCACTGTTTTCCTTCACCGCGGACCAAGCCATGAATT AAGAACATGTTGGATTGTTTCTCTCATAATAGTTGACCTTCTAAATACACTCATTACAT CCATCTCAATATTTTATGGGCTATGGTGGTTTCAAGGACGCTGGTTAATTATAGTAATGGCAGTTTATGTGATATTGGAGTTTATCCTTTACCTCGGAGCAGCTGTTTTTAAACAAAAGGAAAAACACAAGACAAGAAAAAGATTGGAAC AAAATCATCCTGTTCAAGACAACACG
- the LOC137487313 gene encoding uncharacterized protein isoform X15: MSAARALLLLIFGFTMLKFICCYSDGSLLTDQCQSMAIDHGVQASGQDSNPFTVIPDNVTVNSSQVGTGITVTLSTSSVPFLGYMLEARECDNCPPAGTFSGIDSANSLLLCGDQAVAHPNNNDKTSVLVTWTPQATGQFYFRAAFVQTFSFGWQKKAIILPTTTTLPPTTPMTTSPLATTQLMTQSIMHTMTPTTTQTMTQTTTQTMTQTTMQTTTQKTTSTPTTTPTTVQMMMMTTTTTTTTDTPATVTTRHTTIDTSTAPPTSAVNSTQTGLTVFTTPNLQATVTPSYLLQCVRYMRGGVVLLLFSRLCFLGGSSLLMIIKPVSKMPTQIASIIELISKFITTILVLIKAVHYDCENAGLQFLFAALIVTAMITSLMHTITVFLHRGPSHELRTCWIVSLIIVDLLNTLITSISIFYGLWWFQGRWLIIVMAVYVILEFILYLGAAVFKQKEKHKTRKRLEQNHPVQDNTKSPWVFMFVICLVFYVMFTVALIVGVSLLCFQTGSSCILFS; this comes from the exons ATGTCTGCTGCACGCGCTCTTCTTTTGCTGATATTTGGATTTACCATGCTGAAGTTCATCTGCTGTTACAGTGATGGAAGTTTATTGACCGACCAGTGTCAAAGTATGGCTATAGATCATGGAGTTCAAGCATCAGGACAAGATTCAAACCCTTTCACCGTCATTCCAGATAACGTGACCGTGAACAGTTCGCAAGTGGGAACGGGCATTACAG TGACACTCTCGACTTCTTCTGTTCCATTTTTGGGCTATATGTTGGAGGCCCGTGAGTGTGATAATTGTCCACCTGCTGGTACATTTAGTGGGATTGACTCGGCCAACAGTCTGCTCCTATGTGGT GACCAGGCCGTGGCTCATCCCAATAACAACGATAAAACTTCAGTCCTAGTGACGTGGACTCCTCAAGCCACTGGACAGTTTTACTTCAG AGCTGCATTTGTCCAAACTTTCAGTTTCGGTTGGCAAAAAAAAGCAATCATACTCCCAACGACAACAACATTGCCGCCGACAACACCAATGACAACATCACCGCTGGCAACAACCCAGTTAATGACACAGTCAATTATGCACACAATGACGCCGACAACCACACAGACAATGACGCAGACAACTACACAGACAATGACGCAGACAACGATGCAGACAACGACACAGAAAACAACATCGACACCGACCACGACACCTACAACGgtgcagatgatgatgatgacaacaaCCACTACAACAACTACTGACACCCCCGCTACTGTAACAACTAGGCATACAACAATAG ACACATCCACTGCACCACCAACCTCTGCAGTCAACAGTACACAAACAGGTCTAACTGTATTCACAACACCAAACCTACAGGCTACAG TGACGCCATCATATCTTTTGCAGTGTGTGCGGTATATG AGAGGTGGTGTGGTACTGTTGTTATTCAGCAGACTTTGTTTTCTTGGAGGCTCTTCTCTCCTCATGATCATCAAACCAGTTTCAAAGATG CCCACCCAGATTGCATCCATCATTGAACTCATATCCAAATTTATCACTACTATCCTTGTACTAATAAAAGCAGTTCAT TATGACTGTGAGAATGCtggtttgcagtttttgtttgctGCTTTAATAGTGACTGCAATGATTACAAGCCTGATGCACACCATCACTGTTTTCCTTCACCGCGGACCAAGCCATGAATT AAGAACATGTTGGATTGTTTCTCTCATAATAGTTGACCTTCTAAATACACTCATTACAT CCATCTCAATATTTTATGGGCTATGGTGGTTTCAAGGACGCTGGTTAATTATAGTAATGGCAGTTTATGTGATATTGGAGTTTATCCTTTACCTCGGAGCAGCTGTTTTTAAACAAAAGGAAAAACACAAGACAAGAAAAAGATTGGAAC AAAATCATCCTGTTCAAGACAACACG
- the LOC137487313 gene encoding uncharacterized protein isoform X19, with amino-acid sequence MSAARALLLLIFGFTMLKFICCYSDGSLLTDQCQSMAIDHGVQASGQDSNPFTVIPDNVTVNSSQVGTGITVTLSTSSVPFLGYMLEARECDNCPPAGTFSGIDSANSLLLCGDQAVAHPNNNDKTSVLVTWTPQATGQFYFRAAFVQTFSFGWQKKAIILPTTTTLPPTTPMTTSPLATTQLMTQSIMHTMTPTTTQTMTQTTTQTMTQTTMQTTTQKTTSTPTTTPTTVQMMMMTTTTTTTTDTPATVTTRHTTIDTSTAPPTSAVNSTQTGLTVFTTPNLQATVTPSYLLQCVRYMRGGVVLLLFSRLCFLGGSSLLMIIKPVSKMPTQIASIIELISKFITTILVLIKAVHYDCENAGLQFLFAALIVTAMITSLMHTITVFLHRGPSHELRTCWIVSLIIVDLLNTLITSISIFYGLWWFQGRWLIIVMAVYVILEFILYLGAAVFKQKEKHKTRKRLEQNHPVQDNTCPMPMAVD; translated from the exons ATGTCTGCTGCACGCGCTCTTCTTTTGCTGATATTTGGATTTACCATGCTGAAGTTCATCTGCTGTTACAGTGATGGAAGTTTATTGACCGACCAGTGTCAAAGTATGGCTATAGATCATGGAGTTCAAGCATCAGGACAAGATTCAAACCCTTTCACCGTCATTCCAGATAACGTGACCGTGAACAGTTCGCAAGTGGGAACGGGCATTACAG TGACACTCTCGACTTCTTCTGTTCCATTTTTGGGCTATATGTTGGAGGCCCGTGAGTGTGATAATTGTCCACCTGCTGGTACATTTAGTGGGATTGACTCGGCCAACAGTCTGCTCCTATGTGGT GACCAGGCCGTGGCTCATCCCAATAACAACGATAAAACTTCAGTCCTAGTGACGTGGACTCCTCAAGCCACTGGACAGTTTTACTTCAG AGCTGCATTTGTCCAAACTTTCAGTTTCGGTTGGCAAAAAAAAGCAATCATACTCCCAACGACAACAACATTGCCGCCGACAACACCAATGACAACATCACCGCTGGCAACAACCCAGTTAATGACACAGTCAATTATGCACACAATGACGCCGACAACCACACAGACAATGACGCAGACAACTACACAGACAATGACGCAGACAACGATGCAGACAACGACACAGAAAACAACATCGACACCGACCACGACACCTACAACGgtgcagatgatgatgatgacaacaaCCACTACAACAACTACTGACACCCCCGCTACTGTAACAACTAGGCATACAACAATAG ACACATCCACTGCACCACCAACCTCTGCAGTCAACAGTACACAAACAGGTCTAACTGTATTCACAACACCAAACCTACAGGCTACAG TGACGCCATCATATCTTTTGCAGTGTGTGCGGTATATG AGAGGTGGTGTGGTACTGTTGTTATTCAGCAGACTTTGTTTTCTTGGAGGCTCTTCTCTCCTCATGATCATCAAACCAGTTTCAAAGATG CCCACCCAGATTGCATCCATCATTGAACTCATATCCAAATTTATCACTACTATCCTTGTACTAATAAAAGCAGTTCAT TATGACTGTGAGAATGCtggtttgcagtttttgtttgctGCTTTAATAGTGACTGCAATGATTACAAGCCTGATGCACACCATCACTGTTTTCCTTCACCGCGGACCAAGCCATGAATT AAGAACATGTTGGATTGTTTCTCTCATAATAGTTGACCTTCTAAATACACTCATTACAT CCATCTCAATATTTTATGGGCTATGGTGGTTTCAAGGACGCTGGTTAATTATAGTAATGGCAGTTTATGTGATATTGGAGTTTATCCTTTACCTCGGAGCAGCTGTTTTTAAACAAAAGGAAAAACACAAGACAAGAAAAAGATTGGAAC AAAATCATCCTGTTCAAGACAACACG